One Natator depressus isolate rNatDep1 chromosome 6, rNatDep2.hap1, whole genome shotgun sequence DNA window includes the following coding sequences:
- the LOC141988539 gene encoding uncharacterized protein LOC141988539 isoform X1 — protein MSKVTKQVESVTYPDFLVDTESNGPFPLEDPSEESFPMAHSAEFSWMEQGEELCDADSDEREELRVVLTDDGALSEDEEADDVQEQDDDDGEPEGPFSARSEGDDSCGSSERPQGRWRDAGAGEQACDKEDKPFRCSECGKGFAQSSNLIKHQRVHTGERPYRCHQCGKAFTWSSSLLEHQKSHAGEKPHSCPECGKKFSRGSTLLEHQRIHTGEKPFRCHQCGARFSQSSTLVHHQRTHTGERPYRCDECGRSFGRKSTLVTHRRTHTGEKPYHCLECGRSFVVSSDLAKHQRTHTGGQGPYRCGECGEGFGWSAALAAHRASQHGAEKPYRCSECGEAFHQSATLLVHQRTHAGDEAFTCSDCGECFLESAKLARHRRTRHSADGEEKPFKCSECGKGYAQSAGLRHHQREQPFRCPQCGLSFLWSCRLAEHRRSCRMAEKPYKCPECGKSFGQSSKLLRHQVTHTGEKPYKCPECGKIFSQSSNLAEHRRTHAGQKLHRCGICGKSFALGSYLAKHQITHTGERPYRCTECGKGFRQSSNLIQHQRTHTGERPYTCPQCGKSFCQNSHLIKHRRTHTGERPYRCPQCGKSFRQSANLLEHQNTHTGERPYQCGQCGKSFCWSSAFSKHQRTHLS, from the exons GTGGAGTCTGTGACGTACCCTGACTTTCTGGTTGATACTGAGAGCAATGGCCCCTTTCCACTGGAGGATCCCAGCGAGGAGAG CTTCCCGATGGCACACTCAGCCGAGTTCTCGTGGATGGAGCAAGGAGAGGAGCTATGTGACGCCGACTCAGATGAGCGGGAGGAGCTGAGAGTTGTCCTGACAG ATGACGGCGCCCTGAGTGAGGACGAGGAGGCGGACGATGTGCAGGAGCAGGACGACGATGATGGGGAGCCAGAAGGGCCATTCTCAGCCCGCTCCGAAGGGGACGACTCCTGCGGGAGCTCTGAGAGGCCACAGGGTAGATGGCGTGATGCAGGTGCGGGTGAGCAGGCCTGCGATAAGGAGGATAAGCCCTTCCGGTGCTCTGAGTGTGGCAAAGGGTTTGCCCAGAGCTCCAACCTGATCAAACACCAGCGGgtccacaccggggagcggccctaccGCTGCCACCAGTGTGGCAAGGCCTTCACCTGGAGCTCATCGCTGCTGGAGCACCAGAAATCTCATGCTGGCGAAAAGCCGCACAGCTGTCCAGAGTGCGGGAAGAAGTTCAGTCGTGGCTCCACCCTGCTGGagcaccagcgcatccacaccggCGAGAAGCCTTTCCGCTGCCACCAGTGTGGCGCCcgcttcagccagagctccacGCTGGTGCACcaccagcgcacccacaccgGGGAGCGTCCCTACCGCTGCGACGAGTGCGGGCGCAGCTTCGGCCGCAAGTCCACACTGGTGACCCACCGCCGAACCCACACCGGCGAGAAGCCGTACCACTGCCTGGAGTGTGGACGCAGCTTCGTAGTCAGCTCGGACCTGGCCAAGCATCAGCGCACCCACACCGGCGGCCAAGGCCCCTACCGTTGTGGGGAGTGCGgggagggctttggctggagCGCCGCCTTAGCTGCCCATCGAGCCAGCCAGCATGGTGCCGAGAAGCCCTACCGATGCTCCGAGTGCGGGGAGGCTTTCCACCAAAGCGCTACGCTGCTGGTGCACCAGCGCACCCATGCCGGCGACGAGGCCTTCACCTGCTCCGACTGTGGGGAGTGCTTCCTGGAGAGCGCCAAGCTGGCCCGGCACCGTCGCACCCGGCACAGCGCCGACGGGGAGGAGAAACCTTTCAAGTGCTCTGAGTGCGGCAAGGGCTATGCCCAGAGTGCTGGCCTGAGACACCACCAGCGAGAGCAACCCTTCCGCTGCCCACAGTGCGGCCTGAGCTTCCTGTGGAGCTGCCGGCTGGCTGAGCACCGCCGCAGCTGCCGCATGGCTGAGAAGCCCTACAAGTGCCCCGAGTGCGGCAAGAGTTTCGGCCAGAGCTCCAAGCTTCTGCGGCACCAGGTGACTCACACCGGCGAAAAACCCTACAAGTGTCCTGAGTGCGGCAAGATCTTCAGCCAGAGCTCCAATCTGGCGGAGCACCGGCGCACGCACGCCGGCCAGAAACTCCACCGCTGCGGCATCTGTGGCAAGAGCTTTGCCCTGGGCTCCTATTTGGCCAAGCACCAGATCACCCACACTGGGGAGCGGCCCTACCGCTGCACCGAGTGCGGCAAAGGCTTCCGGCAGAGCTCCaacttgatccagcaccagcgcacccacacTGGCGAGCGCCCCTACACCTGCCCCCAGTGCGGTAAAAGTTTTTGCCAGAACTCGCACCTCATCAAGCACCGGCGCACCCACACTGGTGAGCGCCCCTACCGCTGCCCCCAGTGCGGCAAGAGCTTCCGCCAGAGCGCCAACCTGCTGGAGCACCAGAACACCCATACCGGCGAGCGCCCCTACCAGTGCGGCCAGTGTGGCAAGAGCTTTTGCTGGAGCTCAGCCTTCAGCAAACACCAGAGGACGCATCTCAGCTAG